The following coding sequences lie in one Sinorhizobium fredii USDA 257 genomic window:
- a CDS encoding outer membrane beta-barrel protein: MAPSFSRSITAGALLARKRLWLLASYAFLAASPAATQSLDVSGAKDAAVTGIATEAVAFPAITDPQTTAAVAAADLPPALDEDFNRLNRREETLDGLRARIDPDAGQAQGIRIGTFVLKPALSETFNHERQKNGRTSQSRSFLETGLKGSLISDWSRHQLSVTGEGVLQENISGEGEEEPRADVDAELRLDLSNETIARLSAGYSFEREDANDPNAIANAEEQSAVDTYRLGAAVERDLGLIRGSVGLDFERQTYGDVELDNGTTLSQEDRNRNTGTLTGRLGYELSPALIPFLEASVGNSIYDLRRDTLGFERSYVSYAGRGGMEVDLGEKLNGELAMGYETFRFDDKRLGDLSGLSVDGRINWSPQRGTDVLFGLLTYLDPSTTAGNPGSINYELTNIITHQLRSTLVATLSNSLTLRDFPADAAAADEATWRTGAGLTWDMSRYLALTGDVSYERTNRDVGPASDTTRVGVGLTLRR; encoded by the coding sequence ATGGCGCCCAGTTTTTCACGCTCGATCACGGCGGGCGCATTGCTTGCGAGAAAGCGACTCTGGCTTCTGGCGAGCTATGCCTTTCTTGCCGCGAGCCCGGCGGCTACGCAGAGCCTTGATGTGTCGGGAGCCAAGGACGCCGCGGTGACGGGCATTGCGACTGAGGCGGTGGCCTTTCCGGCTATCACCGATCCTCAAACGACAGCCGCCGTTGCGGCCGCTGACCTCCCACCGGCGCTGGACGAGGATTTCAACCGCCTCAACCGGCGCGAGGAGACGCTCGACGGTCTTCGCGCGCGCATCGATCCGGACGCCGGTCAGGCGCAAGGCATCCGCATCGGCACATTCGTGCTGAAGCCGGCACTCAGCGAAACCTTCAACCATGAACGGCAGAAGAACGGCAGGACGAGCCAGAGCCGAAGCTTTCTCGAGACCGGCCTCAAAGGGTCGCTCATATCGGACTGGTCGCGCCACCAACTGAGCGTGACCGGCGAAGGTGTGCTGCAGGAGAACATATCGGGCGAAGGCGAGGAAGAGCCGCGCGCCGACGTCGATGCGGAATTGCGTCTCGACCTGAGCAACGAAACAATTGCCAGACTGAGCGCGGGCTACAGTTTCGAGCGCGAGGACGCCAATGATCCAAACGCCATAGCCAATGCCGAGGAGCAATCGGCAGTCGACACCTATCGGCTGGGCGCTGCGGTCGAGCGCGACCTAGGCCTCATTCGCGGCTCCGTCGGCCTCGATTTCGAGCGGCAGACCTATGGCGATGTCGAGCTCGACAACGGAACGACGCTGTCGCAGGAGGACCGCAACCGCAATACCGGCACGCTCACCGGCCGCCTCGGTTACGAGCTTTCGCCGGCACTTATCCCCTTCCTCGAGGCCTCGGTCGGCAACTCCATCTACGATCTGCGGCGCGATACGCTCGGCTTCGAGCGCTCTTACGTGAGCTATGCGGGCCGCGGCGGCATGGAGGTCGACCTCGGCGAGAAGCTCAATGGCGAGCTGGCGATGGGATACGAAACGTTTCGTTTTGACGATAAGCGGCTCGGCGACCTCAGCGGCCTTTCGGTCGACGGGCGGATCAACTGGTCGCCGCAGCGCGGCACCGACGTGCTCTTCGGTCTCTTGACCTACCTCGACCCGTCCACGACAGCAGGCAACCCGGGATCGATCAACTACGAGCTGACGAATATCATCACCCACCAGCTGCGTTCGACGCTGGTCGCGACACTGTCGAACAGCCTGACATTGCGCGATTTTCCCGCGGATGCCGCCGCCGCCGACGAGGCCACCTGGCGGACCGGCGCCGGTCTGACGTGGGATATGAGCCGCTATCTCGCCCTGACCGGTGACGTCAGCTACGAGCGCACGAACAGGGATGTCGGCCCTGCGAGCGACACGACCCGCGTCGGCGTCGGCTTGACTTTGCGGCGCTGA
- the galU gene encoding UTP--glucose-1-phosphate uridylyltransferase GalU, which produces MTEKRKVRKAVFPVAGLGTRFLPATKAVPKEMLTVVDKPVIQYVVDEALEAGIEHLIFVTGRSKAVIEDYFDIQVELDQTLRERNKKAEIELLEAMLPQAGTTSFTRQQAPLGLGHAVWCARELVGNEPFALLLPDMIMKGEKGCLKGMVELYEHSGGNVIAVEECAPDQAHKYGIVGVGDTVGDGFKITKMVEKPAPGTAPSNFFINGRYILQPEIFPILERQERGAGNEIQLTDGMVKLAEAQPFAAYHFRGETFDCGAKDGFILANVAFALERADIRPTVEGPLRSLLQGLK; this is translated from the coding sequence ATGACCGAGAAGCGTAAAGTCCGCAAAGCCGTGTTCCCCGTTGCAGGCCTGGGGACGCGTTTTCTTCCCGCCACCAAGGCGGTGCCGAAGGAAATGCTGACGGTGGTGGACAAGCCGGTCATCCAGTATGTCGTCGACGAAGCACTGGAAGCGGGGATCGAGCATCTGATCTTCGTGACCGGTCGCAGCAAGGCGGTCATCGAGGATTATTTCGACATCCAGGTCGAGCTCGACCAGACGCTGCGCGAGCGCAACAAGAAGGCGGAGATCGAGCTGCTCGAAGCCATGCTGCCGCAGGCCGGCACAACGAGCTTCACCCGCCAGCAGGCGCCGCTCGGCCTCGGCCACGCGGTATGGTGCGCGCGTGAACTCGTCGGCAACGAGCCTTTCGCGCTGCTTCTGCCCGACATGATCATGAAGGGCGAGAAGGGTTGCCTCAAGGGCATGGTCGAGCTTTACGAGCACAGCGGCGGCAATGTCATCGCCGTCGAGGAGTGCGCCCCCGACCAGGCGCACAAATACGGCATCGTCGGCGTCGGCGACACGGTCGGCGACGGTTTCAAGATTACCAAAATGGTCGAGAAGCCGGCCCCCGGCACGGCGCCGTCCAACTTCTTCATCAACGGCCGCTATATCCTGCAGCCGGAAATCTTCCCGATTCTCGAGCGGCAGGAACGCGGCGCCGGCAACGAGATCCAGTTGACCGACGGCATGGTGAAGCTTGCCGAGGCGCAGCCTTTCGCCGCCTATCATTTCCGCGGCGAGACTTTCGACTGCGGGGCGAAAGACGGCTTTATCCTCGCCAATGTCGCCTTCGCGCTCGAGCGCGCCGATATTCGTCCCACGGTCGAAGGGCCGCTCAGGTCGCTGCTACAAGGATTGAAGTGA